A single region of the Labeo rohita strain BAU-BD-2019 chromosome 3, IGBB_LRoh.1.0, whole genome shotgun sequence genome encodes:
- the psmg3 gene encoding proteasome assembly chaperone 3, protein MAPQPGIRSRQTEKTINGIPTQVVCTEFSNYIFVVLTQYGKIGTLVSITPDTRSGDISLPMFTTRVLLGKDEPLTHVYAKNVAAFVSQESGNRPVLLGLSLKDNSAETVKTVKDMIKACQVW, encoded by the exons ATGGCTCCTCAACCCGGGATCCGATCAAGACAGACGGAAAAAACAATAAACGGAATCCCAACTCAAGTTGTCTGCACGGAATTCAGCAACtacatttttgtagttttgacACAGTATGGTAAAATTGGGACACTTGTATCCATAACACCTGACACGAGGTCTGGTGATATCAGCCTACCCATGTTCACCACCAGAGTACTGCTGGGAAAGGATGAG CCTCTTACACACGTCTACGCCAAGAATGTTGCAGCGTTCGTCTCACAGGAATCAGGCAACCGACCGGTCCTGTTGGGCCTTTCACTTAAAGATAACAGTGCTGAAACTGTGAAAACTGTTAAAGATATGATCAAAGCCTGCCAAGTTTGGTAA